One Thermoplasmata archaeon DNA segment encodes these proteins:
- a CDS encoding carboxypeptidase regulatory-like domain-containing protein produces the protein MVGILRGLSTVLAAGLLLLTGLSALVEEDAQGKIETSPMPSLPPSVEHGSEISNGYNLLIHMNAGDTEGMKNDVLSYIMDKGVDQINPSLGWLTWAKDTGVYFGELAMSAQQKRVAAAYQRCREAGLSPKDIASAYNDITIRPENPLYKVKQEFPLDTDKECWDNFKGNYKNMFIALEVKYQMDLWVAQNTRGAQKTLLENAGESINEFVDEVVDFIKWAWNHTKPKQKPPEPPKPPEPPKPPEPPKPPKLPKPQKPPKPTPKPPYRPPTTPGNDHPDDNQDVSSGVIVRDQSLFNAYERIADIRNSTQIVMMMQHIKSQSDEVNKNVVSAWRPDVLALAGMMYEIFMEVYPALVASLPEEALKAMDNYTMTVSVKNIGLEPSTSISDTTVKPFSMRIVNQTLNEDPSAIYGIMKAHQDCFLEILELPRVAVLRNGFWSESGWLLTNIGEPVTFVDVNCELDRLVCHPVLIIPSGGLYGLDGSRSFKSKLEDYLEAGGTIIALAQQYGNDYGALPGNLKGYGWIEDQSCQYASVGITTYMPFLAGQSGPSPSINVDGYFTSWPESATVVLSRTKNAQPAMLAYEWGRGRVVVLSAYEDWAHSHNALSADGKRLIQDLVAWAVDPAPLTEAAPGSSASVEVPLKNRGPVAASKVSITTVSPDRAIVASLEQSVSLSPGSSTTLNLSLTAPSTPGIWWLDYNLKDSSGKVVSQGFDAQRLAVSMYRANPRGFLYNFSGMFFDITSDKEHVPRGSSVNFTIHIRSYLSTDQNVTVKYDWSHVVFDERRVAVPAGGSIDLVYERKNADTGRFWAWFYDESGRQLGVASKGIWGFTPSIKVSVSADRGGYAEGEGINVTVSVSSPSALGIASLTLSALDPVGNSAASESREVELYGAPATETFTLSLPRTALSGSYLLVARAEALVDTGMGSARVNYTGGEGRVSGRLADWLTNGSIPGATITFEALGEVRSATTDADGSYSLELRGAYYKVVTKAQGYNSARVMIPVYAYTNNTRDIYTTAGGAGALNIGRQGIEGRVLTLLSEKGVGGASVLVNLSANEIFVDTEDDGRYSILLPPGKYRVMAELGGSQSAPTEAIVCSGRMTTLDLYLDADLQSGTVLDIVYRTPIPGASLVFDGGPAVLTDGSGRYTVALAVGHHSVSVSAGGYAGLETGIYVAQRTSDLDFFLFPTTNWTTGVIRNLVDESPISRAMVSFDGVVNATTDSEGRYRALLGTGHHSVEVSAEGYESVRTGVHVAARSSDMDFYLKPMGEEISGTVRDLVYGFPLAGVALSFDGTSNTTTGPDGGYAIALSVGYHSVSLALEGYEGISTGVHVAKRSSGYDFFLKPLTRPIAGVVLDLIYEFPIPNVRVSIDSTHNTTTGPDGRFSMTVSTGYHNVELVNPSYSPLTTGIHVAANSSDYVFYLTPPSFNLSYANGTVRDLVTGAPIGGVELTFDGSLTATTDAGGRYSKNLGTGYHTVSLSKTGYDPLTTGIHLAGRASELDFYLEPNAFTVSGTVNDLNETAGLPGASVVFDGSTSATTDGNGGFTVTLSRGLHDVEISKTGYDTLVTTVLVTARSPPLYFRLTPQGYTPPVTTGNLTGRVYDLVSGQPVEGITIWYDDWDRVTTNETGFYSFQYRAGVCRLIVRGTDDYDGLDSLGHTGWVIYAGGNTTADFHLSPRKGTLSGKVYDTVSGLPVPGITIWYDGWDRVTTDGNGSYSFTYYHGNHELIVRGTDGHEGLDTRGQTVGQYIYRGRTLTLDFYLEPRKGTLSGTVYDVISGLPVPGITVWYDGWDRVTTDGNGSYSFTYYHGNHELIVRGTDNHDGIDTRGQTVGQCIYRGRNLNLDFYIEPRKGTLSGTVYDVVSGLPVPGITIWYDGWDRVTTDANGSYSFTYYHGNHELIVRGTDNHDGLDTRGQSPGVWVYRGTGLRLDFYLMPRPTPSTGNLTGRVLDMVTGEPLSATLNLGGLSVTTDENGVFTATLPKGVCAIEVSSEGYLNTSLNVSVPWIRTTHIDFYLVLENGTGNLSGVVLDKVSGRPVGGASISLYSGYPEPLFVNTTTDAAGAFRVEAPSRSYTMLVGAEGYIDFEGSATVLVNRDVSRKIYMTRSGEWGVLPPEFELVSLPGYNIYFIGEPASVEVRVRNIGDLVGKAEVNLTIPGIYEENGYAWVPPGEEAGVFFNFTFPDDLEERGYKAFFTMEGVRHEQRIIVRGMKVAVNASLDRNLYRARDVARLSIEVANLKAFDVELFSRVKYGSFDEVRPFNLSAHGNTTLVFDVPVVEAGGEKLFYSVYTSSGRSLYINSLYVRVRPAGDVVLTTDKQVYEIGEEIRVTAESTVQGLLTLRTPWYSGSLSHYGTTTIRVPVPELRSGTYHILYSFGGFNGSVPFDVSGYSARFVEAQLEGGEHEAGETLNVSVTIEANRPTVGRLVLTVYDPQGNVAGESEVPWNLSPGENRGSFSVPFNSTDQTGIHSASYTYLAELAGNSTPLAAGSRAFDAVDELGPGVLNVTPSRVTEKSVTLVIYTTEKTLCRVEYGQNGSYGRRAESPVAGRVHSVTLTNLSASKTYHYRLNLTDMSGNSVVTQDLTVRTPAPTPTKAGGLGPVELGALVVVLLVLISAGVVLARRRTEH, from the coding sequence ATGGTTGGTATATTGCGCGGGCTGTCAACTGTGCTGGCTGCGGGCCTTCTGCTCCTCACGGGCCTCAGCGCTCTGGTCGAGGAGGACGCGCAGGGGAAGATCGAGACCTCGCCCATGCCCTCGCTTCCGCCCTCCGTGGAGCACGGGAGCGAGATATCCAACGGCTACAACCTTCTGATTCACATGAACGCGGGCGACACGGAGGGAATGAAGAACGACGTCCTGTCCTACATAATGGACAAGGGCGTGGACCAGATAAACCCGAGCCTCGGCTGGCTCACATGGGCCAAGGACACGGGCGTCTACTTCGGCGAGCTGGCGATGAGCGCGCAGCAGAAGAGGGTCGCCGCCGCGTACCAGAGGTGCCGGGAGGCCGGCCTGAGCCCGAAGGACATTGCCAGTGCCTACAACGACATCACCATCCGCCCCGAAAACCCTCTATATAAGGTCAAGCAGGAGTTTCCTCTTGACACCGACAAGGAGTGCTGGGACAACTTCAAGGGGAACTACAAGAACATGTTCATAGCGCTTGAAGTAAAGTATCAGATGGACCTCTGGGTCGCCCAAAACACGAGGGGCGCCCAGAAGACCCTTCTCGAGAACGCCGGCGAGAGCATTAACGAATTCGTTGATGAGGTCGTGGACTTTATTAAATGGGCGTGGAACCACACTAAGCCAAAGCAAAAGCCGCCCGAGCCCCCCAAACCGCCTGAGCCTCCCAAACCGCCCGAGCCCCCGAAGCCACCCAAGCTACCCAAGCCGCAGAAGCCCCCCAAGCCCACGCCCAAACCGCCTTATAGGCCGCCCACAACCCCAGGCAACGACCATCCAGATGACAACCAGGACGTTTCCAGCGGCGTCATAGTCCGGGACCAGAGCCTCTTCAATGCATACGAGCGAATCGCGGATATCCGGAACTCCACCCAGATAGTAATGATGATGCAACACATCAAGAGCCAGTCCGATGAGGTAAATAAGAATGTGGTCTCAGCCTGGAGGCCCGACGTGCTGGCGCTGGCGGGCATGATGTACGAGATTTTCATGGAGGTCTATCCGGCGCTCGTGGCCTCCCTTCCCGAGGAGGCGCTAAAGGCGATGGACAATTATACCATGACGGTGTCGGTGAAGAACATCGGCCTCGAGCCCAGCACCTCTATATCCGACACTACGGTAAAGCCCTTCTCAATGCGCATAGTGAACCAGACCCTCAACGAGGACCCGTCGGCCATTTACGGCATAATGAAGGCCCATCAGGACTGTTTCCTTGAAATTCTGGAGCTGCCCAGGGTGGCGGTCCTGCGGAACGGATTCTGGAGTGAGTCTGGCTGGCTCCTCACTAACATCGGAGAGCCTGTGACATTTGTTGACGTAAACTGCGAGCTCGACCGCCTCGTGTGCCACCCGGTCCTGATTATCCCATCGGGAGGGCTCTACGGCCTCGACGGCTCCCGGAGCTTCAAATCAAAGCTCGAGGATTATCTGGAGGCCGGCGGAACGATAATAGCGCTGGCGCAGCAGTACGGCAACGACTACGGGGCGCTTCCCGGGAATCTGAAGGGATATGGCTGGATAGAGGACCAGAGCTGCCAGTACGCTTCAGTGGGAATCACCACATACATGCCCTTCCTCGCCGGCCAATCCGGCCCCTCGCCCAGCATAAATGTGGACGGCTACTTCACGAGCTGGCCCGAGAGCGCCACGGTCGTGCTCTCGAGAACGAAAAACGCCCAGCCGGCGATGCTGGCCTACGAGTGGGGCAGAGGGAGGGTCGTGGTCCTCTCCGCATACGAGGACTGGGCCCATTCCCACAACGCGCTCTCGGCCGACGGGAAGCGCCTGATTCAAGACCTCGTGGCCTGGGCCGTGGACCCCGCCCCCTTGACGGAAGCAGCCCCCGGCTCCTCCGCGTCGGTCGAGGTGCCGCTGAAGAACAGGGGCCCGGTCGCGGCTAGCAAGGTCTCCATAACGACCGTCAGCCCGGACCGCGCCATTGTCGCGTCTCTTGAACAGTCTGTGAGCCTCTCCCCCGGCTCCTCCACGACCCTCAACCTGAGCCTCACCGCGCCATCAACCCCCGGCATCTGGTGGCTGGACTACAATCTCAAAGACTCTTCGGGAAAAGTGGTCTCGCAGGGCTTCGACGCCCAGAGGCTCGCCGTGTCCATGTACAGAGCGAATCCCCGCGGTTTCCTCTACAACTTCTCCGGTATGTTCTTCGACATAACTTCTGATAAAGAGCATGTGCCCCGGGGCTCGAGCGTGAACTTCACGATTCACATCCGCAGCTATCTCTCCACGGACCAGAACGTGACAGTCAAATACGACTGGAGCCACGTGGTCTTCGACGAGAGGAGGGTCGCGGTCCCCGCCGGCGGCAGCATTGACCTCGTCTATGAGAGAAAGAACGCCGACACGGGTCGCTTCTGGGCCTGGTTCTATGACGAGTCGGGCCGCCAGCTCGGCGTCGCCTCGAAGGGCATCTGGGGCTTCACTCCATCAATAAAGGTGTCGGTCTCGGCGGACAGGGGAGGTTATGCCGAGGGGGAGGGAATCAACGTCACTGTCTCGGTCTCCTCCCCATCCGCTCTGGGCATCGCGAGCCTCACCCTCTCGGCGCTCGACCCGGTGGGTAACTCCGCCGCCTCGGAGAGCCGCGAGGTGGAGCTCTACGGCGCCCCCGCGACCGAGACCTTCACCCTCTCTCTGCCGCGCACGGCCCTCTCCGGCAGCTACCTCCTCGTCGCGAGAGCCGAGGCCCTCGTGGACACGGGCATGGGCTCCGCGAGGGTAAACTACACGGGCGGGGAGGGCAGGGTCTCGGGGAGGCTCGCGGACTGGCTCACGAACGGGAGCATCCCCGGAGCGACCATCACCTTCGAGGCGCTGGGGGAGGTGCGCAGCGCAACAACGGACGCCGATGGCTCCTACTCGCTCGAGCTGCGCGGGGCCTACTACAAGGTGGTCACAAAGGCCCAGGGGTACAACAGCGCCCGGGTCATGATTCCGGTCTATGCGTATACGAACAACACGAGGGACATCTACACCACCGCGGGGGGCGCGGGCGCGCTCAACATTGGGAGGCAGGGCATCGAGGGGAGGGTGCTGACGCTCCTGAGCGAGAAGGGGGTCGGCGGCGCCTCGGTGCTCGTGAACCTGAGCGCGAACGAGATTTTCGTTGATACGGAGGATGACGGGCGCTACTCGATTCTCCTGCCTCCGGGTAAGTACCGCGTGATGGCCGAGCTGGGGGGCTCCCAATCAGCACCCACCGAAGCCATCGTCTGCTCGGGCAGGATGACCACACTTGACCTATACCTCGACGCCGACCTCCAGAGCGGGACTGTATTGGACATAGTCTACAGAACCCCGATTCCCGGCGCGTCGCTCGTTTTCGACGGGGGCCCAGCGGTCCTCACCGACGGGAGCGGGCGCTACACTGTGGCGCTCGCGGTCGGCCACCACAGCGTTTCCGTCTCCGCCGGGGGCTACGCGGGGCTCGAGACCGGGATCTACGTCGCCCAGCGCACCTCCGACCTGGACTTCTTCCTCTTCCCCACGACGAACTGGACGACGGGTGTTATCAGGAATCTGGTGGACGAGAGCCCGATATCCCGGGCAATGGTCAGTTTCGACGGAGTTGTCAACGCCACAACTGACTCAGAGGGCCGGTACAGGGCCCTGCTCGGGACGGGCCACCACAGCGTGGAGGTCTCAGCGGAGGGTTACGAGAGCGTGAGGACCGGGGTTCATGTGGCGGCCCGAAGCTCTGATATGGATTTCTATCTAAAACCGATGGGCGAGGAGATATCAGGCACCGTCAGGGACCTAGTGTACGGCTTCCCGCTGGCCGGCGTCGCGCTGAGCTTCGACGGGACCAGCAACACGACCACCGGCCCGGACGGCGGCTACGCCATAGCCCTTTCGGTCGGCTACCACTCCGTCTCCCTCGCCCTCGAGGGCTACGAGGGCATCTCGACGGGCGTTCATGTCGCCAAGAGGAGCTCGGGCTACGACTTCTTCCTGAAGCCCCTCACCAGACCGATAGCGGGTGTTGTCCTGGACCTCATCTATGAGTTTCCGATACCAAATGTCAGGGTGAGCATCGACTCGACCCACAACACGACCACAGGCCCCGATGGAAGGTTCAGCATGACGGTCTCCACGGGCTATCATAATGTGGAGCTGGTCAACCCCTCCTACTCCCCCCTCACCACGGGAATTCACGTCGCCGCCAACTCATCTGACTACGTGTTCTACCTCACTCCCCCCTCCTTCAACCTGAGCTACGCCAACGGAACCGTGCGGGACCTAGTCACCGGGGCGCCCATCGGGGGCGTGGAGCTAACCTTCGACGGCTCCCTGACCGCCACAACCGACGCCGGGGGCCGCTATTCCAAGAATCTTGGGACGGGCTACCACACCGTGAGCCTCTCGAAGACGGGCTACGACCCCCTCACCACAGGCATCCACCTCGCGGGCAGGGCCTCGGAGCTGGACTTCTACCTCGAGCCCAATGCGTTTACAGTATCGGGCACGGTCAATGACCTGAACGAGACCGCCGGCCTTCCGGGCGCGAGCGTGGTCTTCGACGGCTCCACCTCCGCCACAACGGACGGAAACGGGGGCTTCACAGTCACCCTCTCGAGGGGCCTCCACGACGTCGAGATCAGCAAAACAGGCTACGACACCCTGGTGACCACCGTTCTGGTGACCGCGCGCTCCCCGCCGCTCTACTTCCGCCTCACCCCGCAGGGCTACACGCCCCCAGTGACCACGGGCAATCTGACCGGGCGCGTGTATGACCTCGTGAGCGGCCAGCCTGTGGAGGGAATCACAATATGGTACGACGACTGGGACCGCGTCACGACGAATGAGACCGGGTTCTACTCCTTCCAGTACCGCGCGGGCGTGTGCCGCCTCATCGTCCGCGGAACAGACGATTACGACGGCTTGGACTCATTGGGGCACACCGGCTGGGTGATATACGCGGGTGGAAATACAACGGCGGATTTCCATCTCTCGCCCAGAAAAGGGACCCTGAGCGGAAAGGTCTATGACACGGTCTCCGGACTCCCCGTGCCGGGAATAACCATCTGGTACGACGGCTGGGACCGCGTCACCACGGACGGGAATGGCTCCTACTCCTTCACTTACTACCACGGGAACCACGAATTAATAGTGCGCGGGACCGACGGCCACGAGGGCCTCGACACGCGCGGCCAGACCGTTGGCCAGTACATTTACCGCGGCCGCACCCTCACACTGGACTTCTACCTCGAGCCCCGGAAGGGCACGCTCTCGGGAACAGTCTATGATGTCATTTCCGGACTCCCCGTCCCCGGAATCACAGTCTGGTACGACGGCTGGGACCGCGTCACCACGGACGGGAATGGCTCCTACTCATTCACATACTACCACGGGAACCACGAATTAATAGTGCGCGGGACCGACAACCACGACGGCATCGACACACGCGGCCAGACGGTGGGCCAGTGCATCTACCGCGGCCGGAACCTCAACCTTGACTTCTACATCGAGCCCAGAAAGGGCACGCTATCGGGAACCGTATACGACGTCGTCTCCGGACTCCCCGTGCCGGGAATCACCATCTGGTACGACGGCTGGGACCGCGTCACCACGGACGCCAACGGCTCCTACTCATTCACATACTACCACGGCAACCACGAATTAATAGTGCGCGGGACCGACAACCACGACGGGCTCGACACGCGCGGCCAGAGCCCCGGCGTGTGGGTATACAGGGGCACCGGGCTGCGACTCGACTTTTATCTGATGCCGAGGCCCACCCCCTCCACAGGCAACCTCACCGGCCGCGTTCTGGACATGGTCACGGGCGAGCCCCTGAGCGCGACCCTCAATCTTGGCGGCCTGAGCGTCACCACGGACGAGAACGGGGTTTTTACTGCGACGCTGCCGAAGGGCGTGTGCGCGATAGAGGTTTCGTCAGAGGGGTACCTGAACACGAGCCTCAATGTGAGCGTTCCCTGGATTAGGACCACGCACATTGATTTCTATCTCGTACTGGAGAATGGCACCGGCAACCTGAGCGGCGTTGTGCTGGACAAGGTCTCTGGCCGACCCGTCGGGGGAGCGAGCATATCGCTCTACTCCGGCTACCCCGAGCCGCTCTTCGTCAACACTACCACCGACGCCGCCGGCGCGTTCAGGGTCGAGGCCCCTTCGCGCAGCTACACTATGCTCGTGGGCGCCGAGGGATACATTGATTTCGAGGGGAGCGCAACGGTTCTCGTGAACAGGGATGTGAGCAGAAAGATATACATGACCCGCTCCGGCGAGTGGGGCGTCCTCCCCCCAGAGTTCGAGCTCGTCTCCCTGCCGGGCTACAACATATACTTTATCGGCGAGCCCGCGAGCGTGGAGGTCAGGGTGAGGAACATCGGGGACCTAGTCGGGAAGGCCGAGGTGAACCTCACGATTCCGGGCATCTATGAGGAAAACGGCTACGCCTGGGTGCCGCCGGGCGAGGAGGCCGGGGTGTTCTTCAACTTCACCTTCCCCGACGACCTCGAGGAGAGGGGCTACAAAGCATTCTTCACGATGGAAGGGGTCCGGCATGAGCAGAGAATCATCGTCAGGGGCATGAAGGTGGCCGTGAATGCCTCCCTTGACAGGAACCTCTACAGAGCCAGGGATGTGGCGCGGCTCTCCATCGAAGTCGCTAATCTGAAGGCCTTCGACGTCGAGCTTTTCTCCCGCGTCAAGTATGGTAGCTTTGACGAAGTCCGGCCCTTCAATCTGAGCGCACATGGTAATACCACCCTCGTTTTCGATGTGCCGGTCGTCGAAGCGGGAGGGGAGAAGCTCTTCTACTCGGTCTACACATCCTCCGGAAGGTCGCTATATATCAACTCGCTCTATGTCCGTGTCAGGCCCGCCGGAGACGTGGTCCTGACCACCGACAAGCAGGTCTACGAGATAGGCGAGGAGATACGGGTAACCGCGGAGTCGACCGTTCAGGGCCTCCTGACCCTGAGGACGCCGTGGTACAGCGGCTCCCTCTCCCACTACGGCACGACCACGATTCGGGTGCCGGTTCCGGAGCTCAGGTCCGGAACCTACCACATCCTCTACTCCTTCGGCGGCTTCAACGGCAGCGTCCCCTTCGACGTCTCAGGCTACTCTGCCAGATTCGTTGAGGCGCAGCTGGAGGGCGGGGAGCACGAGGCCGGCGAGACCCTGAACGTTTCTGTGACGATAGAGGCTAACAGGCCGACCGTGGGCAGGCTCGTGCTGACGGTCTACGACCCACAGGGAAATGTGGCCGGGGAGAGCGAGGTGCCCTGGAACCTGAGCCCGGGCGAGAACCGCGGGTCGTTCTCGGTGCCCTTCAACTCGACGGACCAGACGGGAATCCACAGCGCTTCCTACACCTACCTCGCCGAGCTCGCGGGCAACTCAACCCCTCTGGCGGCGGGCTCCCGGGCCTTCGACGCCGTGGATGAGCTCGGCCCGGGGGTGCTGAACGTAACACCCTCGAGGGTCACGGAGAAATCCGTCACGCTGGTGATATACACCACCGAAAAAACGCTGTGCAGGGTGGAGTACGGCCAGAACGGCTCCTATGGCCGCCGGGCCGAGTCCCCCGTGGCGGGCAGGGTCCACAGCGTGACCCTGACCAACCTCTCCGCATCGAAAACCTACCACTACAGGCTCAACCTGACCGACATGTCCGGGAACAGCGTCGTCACTCAGGATCTGACCGTCAGGACCCCCGCCCCTACCCCGACGAAGGCGGGCGGGCTCGGGCCGGTGGAGCTGGGGGCTCTGGTGGTGGTACTGCTCGTGCTGATTTCGGCGGGGGTCGTGCTGGCCCGGAGGAGGACGGAGCACTAG
- a CDS encoding DMT family transporter, whose product MSGFGEGAALAASVLWTFTSLAFTVASRRIGPFAVNMWRMLFASGLLLISHIAILGSPAPAANGAQWLYLSLSGVIGLAIGDLGYFASLMIIGPRRGTLLMAINPIFSVVLGIFALRELLSAWTIAGIALTLAGVSWVILEREENSFEPALSRRQKALGVMAGVVGSAGQGVGLVLSKYGMINASDTGPLSPLSASLIRMLAATIFFALFVSLTGRLGKMREALGDRKGMGMTAAGTLIGPFLGVWISMVAVANADAGVAATLMSLMPVFVIPVVWVVYGQRTSARGILGALVAFSGVAVLMLL is encoded by the coding sequence ATGAGCGGCTTCGGCGAGGGGGCGGCGCTGGCGGCCTCGGTGCTCTGGACATTCACCTCCCTCGCGTTCACAGTCGCCAGCAGGCGCATCGGGCCCTTCGCGGTCAATATGTGGCGCATGCTCTTCGCCTCCGGGCTTCTTCTCATATCCCACATCGCGATTCTGGGCTCCCCTGCGCCGGCCGCGAACGGAGCGCAGTGGCTCTACCTGAGCTTGAGCGGCGTCATCGGCCTCGCGATAGGCGACCTAGGCTACTTCGCCTCGCTGATGATAATCGGCCCGAGGAGGGGGACGCTCCTGATGGCCATCAACCCGATATTCTCGGTCGTGCTGGGCATATTCGCCCTCAGGGAGCTCCTCTCCGCCTGGACGATTGCCGGAATCGCGCTGACTCTGGCTGGCGTGAGCTGGGTGATACTAGAAAGGGAGGAGAACAGTTTCGAGCCCGCGCTCTCGCGCCGGCAGAAGGCGCTCGGCGTCATGGCGGGCGTGGTCGGCTCCGCGGGACAGGGCGTGGGCCTCGTACTCTCCAAGTACGGCATGATAAACGCCTCCGACACTGGACCCCTCAGTCCCCTCTCGGCCTCCCTGATTCGGATGCTGGCCGCCACCATCTTCTTCGCCCTCTTCGTCTCGCTCACGGGCAGGCTTGGGAAAATGAGGGAAGCCCTCGGGGACAGAAAGGGGATGGGAATGACCGCGGCCGGGACGCTCATCGGCCCATTCCTAGGCGTGTGGATATCAATGGTTGCGGTCGCGAACGCAGACGCGGGCGTGGCCGCGACGCTGATGTCGCTCATGCCCGTTTTCGTGATTCCGGTTGTCTGGGTCGTCTACGGCCAGAGGACGAGCGCGCGCGGCATCCTCGGAGCGCTCGTCGCTTTCTCGGGCGTGGCTGTGCTGATGCTGCTCTAG
- a CDS encoding aldehyde ferredoxin oxidoreductase family protein, which yields MKGFTGRILRVDLSSGLWRAEPTDPVEARAFLGGKGYAASRLFRELAPGTEPLSPENKVALMAGPLTGTSGPMANRFAVCTKSPLTGAWLDSHCGGRWGVELKRAGWDGIILEGRAEGPVHMRIRDADVELAGASDFWGKGTFETTRAIQEGEIEGSGGRRPSVLCIGPAGESLCLTACVIADARAAGRGGAGAVLGSKNLKAISVLGTGSVPLADEAAFEELARRTREKLLASPSLRERHILGTAGNVRPVNATGGLPTRNFQKGSFEAFEEITGDAFSKHLWNNSKNLRPCWGCVIPCAHYAVLRPGGPARYLGRPGAGDEKRCADGKEGVAEGGAQQAGQSGEEWWGREGRGVVSGAQARSEPGAREDGEKWALGERSTEIVDEGPEYETIAMLGSNLGIADREAIALADYMLDDVGLDTISFGNTLGFLIECFETGLLGLEETSGLRLEFGCAEVLHRSILIASKRAGPLGGLLADGVLRASRRIGKGSEGFAMHVKGLEIPAYDPRASPGQALAYAVADRGACHLRPFMYGSEHFGKSPRLDALTYEGKAAEVKSGQERCAVVDSIGLCLFHMMALSLTKDILPLLNAATGFNYSEQELLKVGERINNLTRAFNCREGFDVKDDALPPRCREPLRDGKRAGLPMELERMLPEYYRLCGWDERGVPTPEKLGELGLEFAIDSLTGRGR from the coding sequence ATGAAAGGCTTTACAGGCAGAATTCTCAGAGTTGACCTCTCATCGGGCCTCTGGCGGGCGGAGCCTACAGACCCGGTGGAGGCCAGGGCCTTCCTCGGCGGAAAAGGATACGCGGCCTCGAGGCTATTCCGCGAGCTCGCTCCCGGGACCGAACCCCTCTCCCCAGAGAACAAAGTAGCTCTTATGGCGGGCCCCCTCACGGGCACTAGCGGGCCGATGGCAAACCGATTTGCGGTCTGCACGAAGTCCCCACTCACCGGTGCGTGGCTCGACTCGCACTGCGGGGGCCGCTGGGGCGTGGAGCTCAAGCGCGCCGGCTGGGACGGGATAATTCTCGAGGGGAGGGCGGAGGGGCCCGTGCACATGAGAATTCGTGACGCGGATGTGGAGCTGGCCGGCGCCTCCGATTTCTGGGGAAAGGGGACGTTTGAGACGACGAGAGCGATTCAGGAAGGGGAAATTGAGGGGTCCGGCGGGCGGAGGCCCTCGGTCCTCTGCATCGGGCCCGCAGGCGAAAGCCTCTGCCTCACCGCGTGCGTTATCGCCGACGCGAGGGCCGCGGGCCGGGGCGGCGCTGGAGCGGTTCTGGGCTCGAAGAACCTGAAGGCCATATCGGTTCTTGGCACAGGCAGCGTTCCCCTCGCTGACGAGGCAGCGTTTGAGGAACTCGCGCGGAGGACTCGTGAGAAGCTTCTAGCTAGCCCCTCCCTGCGAGAGAGGCACATTCTCGGCACCGCCGGGAACGTGAGGCCGGTTAATGCAACGGGCGGGCTCCCTACCCGCAACTTCCAGAAGGGAAGCTTCGAGGCTTTCGAAGAGATAACTGGAGACGCCTTCTCGAAACACCTCTGGAACAACTCAAAGAATTTGAGGCCCTGCTGGGGTTGCGTCATCCCCTGCGCGCACTACGCCGTCCTCCGCCCCGGAGGACCCGCTCGCTACCTCGGCCGCCCCGGCGCCGGGGATGAGAAGCGCTGTGCAGATGGAAAGGAGGGGGTCGCTGAAGGGGGAGCTCAGCAGGCTGGACAGAGCGGGGAGGAATGGTGGGGGAGAGAGGGGAGGGGAGTCGTCTCTGGCGCGCAAGCGCGGAGCGAGCCAGGAGCCCGGGAGGATGGGGAGAAATGGGCGCTGGGGGAGCGGAGCACCGAGATTGTCGACGAGGGTCCCGAGTACGAGACCATCGCCATGCTCGGCTCCAATCTGGGCATTGCTGACAGGGAGGCAATCGCTCTCGCCGACTATATGCTCGACGACGTCGGCCTAGACACAATCTCATTTGGCAACACGCTGGGCTTCCTGATTGAGTGCTTTGAGACGGGCCTTCTCGGTCTCGAAGAGACCTCCGGCCTGAGGCTGGAATTCGGCTGTGCCGAGGTCCTTCACCGAAGCATCCTCATCGCCTCGAAAAGGGCGGGGCCGCTCGGCGGGCTGCTCGCAGACGGTGTGCTGAGGGCGTCGAGGAGGATAGGGAAGGGGAGCGAGGGATTTGCGATGCATGTGAAGGGCCTGGAGATTCCCGCCTACGACCCCCGCGCCTCCCCGGGGCAGGCGCTGGCCTACGCCGTCGCGGACAGGGGGGCCTGCCACCTCAGGCCATTCATGTACGGGAGCGAGCACTTCGGGAAGTCCCCGCGGCTCGACGCCCTCACTTACGAAGGAAAGGCGGCGGAGGTCAAGAGCGGTCAGGAGAGGTGCGCAGTCGTCGACTCCATCGGCCTCTGCCTCTTCCACATGATGGCCCTGAGCCTCACTAAGGATATCCTTCCGCTTCTGAACGCCGCCACCGGCTTCAACTACTCGGAGCAGGAGCTCCTAAAGGTGGGGGAGAGAATCAACAATCTGACCCGCGCCTTCAACTGCCGCGAGGGCTTTGACGTTAAGGACGACGCTCTCCCCCCGAGGTGCCGGGAGCCCCTGAGGGACGGGAAGCGAGCCGGCCTGCCCATGGAGCTCGAGCGGATGCTCCCGGAGTACTACCGCCTCTGCGGCTGGGACGAGAGAGGAGTTCCAACCCCAGAGAAGCTGGGGGAGCTGGGGCTGGAGTTCGCAATTGATTCACTGACGGGAAGGGGGCGTTGA